The genomic interval CCACTCTGCTGGGATACACAACTTGTTTCAGTTCACTGGTGCATCTAAGCAAGCTGACTTTTTCTATcatttcagtctttttcaattAAACTAACTGTGAGCTCCTCTTATGTGCCCAGCCCAGCATATGTTGGGTGGTGAGACAGAGATAAAATCAACACCCTCTGACCATAATCTAATTGGGGATGCAAGTTGGGTTATAGGTAACTCCTTCCTACTATTTCTGCTTTCCTCCAGCTTACCATGGAATCCAGCCTTCATGCCTCCCTTAGGGAGCTCATGGACCCCCAACACAGTATCTGCCACTATGGCCACTGAACCTGTCCGCGTAACCAGCCTGTAATAGCTGTGCTCCACTCACATTTCTTCAGGAAGTACGGCCGACGGCCCTGCTGGGCCTGAGCCCGCCGCTCCCGCTTCAGGGCCAGGCGCAGCTCCTGCTGCCGCTTCTGTTCCTGCTGCGCCAGTTCTTGCTGCTCCTGAGGAGCAAAGGTAAGAGGAATAAACAGGAGGGACTGAGAATCACCTCCTGCCTTGACCTGCTCTCATCACCAAGGCAATTCTGACCACTCACCATTCGCTGAAGCAGCTGctgcagtttctcatgcttctcCCTGGAATGGTGCTTCTTTAGTTGCTTTTTCACAAGCTCCACATTGGAAAATGAACACGATGGTTGGCATTAGCATTCTGTAAACGTTAGCTGACACGCTGTGTCAAGAATTATTCTAAGAGGTTCACACGGTCACTCAGTGACTAACTATACAAGATAGGAACCGTCATTTCTTTTTGTGATTAGAAAACTGAAGCAAAGGTTAGGTAATTTGCCaatgatcacacagctagtaaactgACCAGCCAGGATTTGACTATGTAAGCACCAAATTAGGGAGAGTTAAATCTGCCCATCACTGCTCTAATCTGTGCCCTTGTTTGCATCCCTCAGAACCCTCACTCTCTCACACTGCACACCTTTTTCTCTTTGGCTCTGATGTCATTCAGGAATTGATATGTCTTGTCAAACACCTCAGGATTATATTCCCCCGACAGATCATCAAAGCGGGGATCCCGGGCTACCTTTGGGGAAAACAGAGAGAATATAAAAGAACTGTTCAGTGTCCTTTCACTGAGAAAGTGCTTCCTGCCTCTTCCTCACCTTCTTACTGATGGGGACAACTTGCCGCAAAAACGGCACGCGGACCTTGGCTGACATTTCCAGAGGTCTAtggagaagacagaggacagatcAAGATGATGCCAGTCTTGGTCAAAGGCCTCCCACATGCCACCTAAGAAAGCAGATACCTCCTCAAGGTTCCAGGTACCTTCCAATTCCCAAGGCAGGTCTTGCTCCTCACCTGTGCTTATCTGCGACACATACATTTTGGATAGGTGGCCGAGAGCCTTGCTTCTTAGTACTGTTTCTGGCTACTGACTGTTTGTATGTCTTAGTCCCCTCTTGGCTCTGCAATTCCAATAGCTCCTCAAATGACATGTTAGATGTGCCTGTGGAAGAGTGGGGAAGGCAGAACACAACCCAGTTCAGCATCACCCATTGAAGCAAAGACATCATCCCATCCTCATTCCTTAGGTAACTGATCATTTTCAAAATCCCCATCAGACGAATCACTACAGAGCCCAGGCAGCACAGGCTGTAACTGTACTACACCGACACCTAACTTCCCAACTGTTCCAGTTATCTGGGGCCTCACCTTGATAAAGAAGGCTCACATGTAAGGCTGGAGGACCAAGCCATGGTCCTTTCTTTTTTAccctctttaaaatttttccttcacAGGTTTCCCAAGGGCCTGTCTCCCTTGTCAATGTTCCATTTCTACTCTCAGCACCTCTCACCTCAATCAGTGCTCTAGCCTCCTAACAGGTCTCCTGACCTCCAGTCTCACTCCTCTCAAAGCTATGCTCCCCGCTTCACCTGAGAGAGGCACTGAAAATGTATATCTGATCTTTTCATTCCCACCTCATTTCCATAAACATGTACTTCAGATCATGTCACTCTAGAAGTCAAAAATTCCCCAACAGCTTCAGCTTGCTCAGAGTAAAAGCTACAGGGCTTACAATGTCTGAAAACCCTCAGGTAAcccagcccctcccaccccactaCCTCCATGCTCTCTAACCTCATCTATTAATCTCCTTCCACTCCTCTCCAGTCAACCCTCAGTCCGCCAGCCTCCTAGCCTGGCAGCTGCCCGTGGCTTCCTGAGCAGGAAGGTATGTTCTTTGCCACGGTTCCTTTGCGCCTGATGCTGTCTCTGCTTGGAACACTATCTCCAGATATATTTATTGCTTGCTCCCTCACCTTCTACAAACcattgctcaaatgtcacctacCCTGTGAGGCCTCCACTGATTACTTAAAATTACTATCATTCCcctgctttatttctctccatagtCCTTATCACCTTTCGGGaaaattgagatacaattcacagaCCATAAAGTTCaccctttaaaaatatacaattctgtgctttactgcctttcaatattattaatttgcttttatttttttaccgcCCTTTCTAAAAGGTAGACTCCATGAGGACAGTTTTGACTGCTATATTCATTACTGTATCTCCAGGATCTAAAACTGTGCctgcatacagtaggtgctcaataaatgtttgcgaAATTTGTTGAATCCTGACCTACTAACCCTTCCCCAGCAACCCATGCCTTTCCCTGACTCTGCTTTGCACATTTCCTCCCTGCgtcacaccctcactccccccTTTAAGAACTACGCAGGATGTCCTAACTGGCAGCGTACCCTGTGGCTCCTCACTTTCCATGGCGCTGGGGCCACTCCCCGTGTCTGCAGCCTTCCGGCAACCGTCTGCGGGCTCGGAGCCCTCACTAGCCCTGAGCTTCGGGGCGCGGGGCGGATGCAGCCAGCTGGCCCTGCCCCCGCCCCAGCGCCCGCGCCGCGCGCCGCCCCTCGGCCCGGCACCTTGCCCTCACCCTTCCGCAGGTCCCCGGCCCCGCGGGGAGAGCCGGCGGCCGCCCCGGCAGAGGCACTCACTCTCGGCATTGGCTCAGCCGGCGCGACAAGGACGAATGGCGCCGCTTCCGCTCGGGCGGCTCCCGCCCCGCCCCTTCCGGCATCTCCGGGATCCGGTCCGCACCGGCTGGTGATCAGAGCTGAACACACCGACTGGGCTCCCAGCGCGGGAGACTGCTGGTGGGTGGCAGGGAAGCCCTAGGCCGAAAAGGGCGCCCACTCGAGATAACGTCGCCAGCTTTTGTCACATGGCGCTGGACTCCCTCCCTGCCAAAGAAAAACTTGGGCCAGTGCCTGCTGGCATTTGATTTCCTAACGCTCTTGGCTGTGTTAGCCAGGAAAATAGGTATGAGGGGGCTCGAGAGAGAATAAGGTCtataaagcccactaaaagggactccgaaagttaaccagttaaaactagagagccagtaAAGACTCACAGAGTAATGAGTTAATCCGTTTAAACTCCAAAGGCCTGGAGCAACTTGGAATAtccaaatattccccagataaagggaAGTATGAGCGCAGCTCGTCTTCAtcgtgtcaattagatcatgccattgtttaagatttactttagcctgctaaaaggctcagtttattctttaacttaatctgtatgttgtgtttttttctcctcctcctccagcctctaatcaagtaatttgcaacctgggcaggagacaCGCATCATGATAATTATCCAaacaagcccagatataaacagcatagtaaaagttTCCAAGGTAAGATTGcatttaaaacccagg from Manis pentadactyla isolate mManPen7 chromosome 16, mManPen7.hap1, whole genome shotgun sequence carries:
- the LOC118923443 gene encoding ribosomal RNA processing protein 36 homolog isoform X2, coding for MPRVSASAGAAAGSPRGAGDLRKGTSNMSFEELLELQSQEGTKTYKQSVARNSTKKQGSRPPIQNVCVADKHRPLEMSAKVRVPFLRQVVPISKKVARDPRFDDLSGEYNPEVFDKTYQFLNDIRAKEKKLVKKQLKKHHSREKHEKLQQLLQRMEQQELAQQEQKRQQELRLALKRERRAQAQQGRRPYFLKKSEQRQLALAEKFKELKRSKKLDSFLNRKRRRNAGKDRRHLPLSKE
- the LOC118923443 gene encoding ribosomal RNA processing protein 36 homolog isoform X3: MESEEPQGTSNMSFEELLELQSQEGTKTYKQSVARNSTKKQGSRPPIQNVCVADKHRPLEMSAKVRVPFLRQVVPISKKVARDPRFDDLSGEYNPEVFDKTYQFLNDIRAKEKKLVKKQLKKHHSREKHEKLQQLLQRMEQQELAQQEQKRQQELRLALKRERRAQAQQGRRPYFLKKSEQRQLALAEKFKELKRSKKLDSFLNRKRRRNAGKDRRHLPLSKE
- the LOC118923443 gene encoding ribosomal RNA processing protein 36 homolog isoform X4 — protein: MESTSNMSFEELLELQSQEGTKTYKQSVARNSTKKQGSRPPIQNVCVADKHRPLEMSAKVRVPFLRQVVPISKKVARDPRFDDLSGEYNPEVFDKTYQFLNDIRAKEKKLVKKQLKKHHSREKHEKLQQLLQRMEQQELAQQEQKRQQELRLALKRERRAQAQQGRRPYFLKKSEQRQLALAEKFKELKRSKKLDSFLNRKRRRNAGKDRRHLPLSKE